The Senegalia massiliensis genomic sequence TTTATATCGTTATAGTCTAGAGTGGACTTTTTATAGTCAACTAGGGTGGTACCGCGGAATATCCGTCCCTTTTTAGGGGCGGTTTTTTATTTTGTTTTAAAATAGGAGGGTTTAAATATGAAAATGTCAAGGTTATATATGCCAACACTTAGAGAAGTGCCAGCAGATGCTGAAATACCAAGTCATAAATTATTATTAAGAGCAGGTATGATTAGAAAATTAGTATCAGGAGTATATTCTTATTTACCTTTAGGTTTTAGAGTAATAGAAAAAATAGAGAAAATTGTGAGAGAAGAGATGAACAAAGCAGGTTCTCAAGAGGTATTAATGTCTGCTATTCAACCTAAAGAATTATGGGAAGAATCAGGAAGATGGGCTGATTTTGGTCCAGAAATGTTTAGGCTTAAAGATAGAAATGAAAGGGAATTTTGTTTAGGACCAACACATGAAGAAATATTTACTGACCTAATAAGAAATGAATTAAAATCATATAAGCAATTGCCTTTAAATATTTATCAGGTACAAACTAAATATAGAGATGAAAAAAGACCACGCTTTGGTGTGATGCGCTCGAGAGAATTTATTATGAAAGATGCATATAGCTTTGATAAAGATGTAAGTGGAATGAATGAAAGTTATATGGATATGTGGAGAGCATATGAAAAGGCATTTACTAGATGTAATCTTAACTTTAGAGTTGTAGAAGGTGACTCTGGAGCTATGGGAGATGGCGATTCTCATGAATTTACTGCGATGAGTAGTGTAGGTGAAAGTGAGATAGCTTATTGTAAAGATTGTGACTATGCAGCTACAGATGAAAAGGCAAAAGTAGTATATAGTATAGATAACAAAGAAGAAAATCTAGAAATTGAAGAAATTCATACACCAGGTATCAAAACAATAGAAAATTTAGTGGAGTTTTTTGGTATAGATGCTTCTAATTTTGTAAAAACTCTTTTAGTTCGTATATCTGATGAGGTTATAGCAGTACTTATTCCTGGAGATAGAGAATTAAACCATACTAAACTTGTAAATCATTTTAAAGTTCCTGAACATGAATTAGAAATGTTAGATGAAGAAGGCGTAAAAAATGTTACTGGAGCTGAAGTAGGATTTGCAGGACCTATAGACTTAAAGCAAGATATTAAAATATTAATGGATTCTAGAGTTAAAAAGATGAAAAACTTTATAATAGGTGCAAACAAAACAGATTATCATATTAAAAATGTAAACATAGATGATATTTCAGCAGAAGAAGTTGAAGACTTGTTATTAGTTAAAGAAAATGATGAATGTCCTAAATGTGGTAGCGGGTTGTTAATAGAGAGAGGGATAGAAGTTGGTAACATATTCCAACTTGGCACAAAGTATAGCGATGGCTTAGATGCTACTTTTCTTGATGAGAATGGTAAATCAAGCAAGTTTTGGATGGGTTCCTATGGTATTGGTATAACGAGAACAATGGCTGCAATAATAGAACAATATCATGATGATAAAGGAATAATATGGCCATTGTCTGTAGCTCCTTACCATGTAATAATAACAGT encodes the following:
- a CDS encoding proline--tRNA ligase — translated: MKMSRLYMPTLREVPADAEIPSHKLLLRAGMIRKLVSGVYSYLPLGFRVIEKIEKIVREEMNKAGSQEVLMSAIQPKELWEESGRWADFGPEMFRLKDRNEREFCLGPTHEEIFTDLIRNELKSYKQLPLNIYQVQTKYRDEKRPRFGVMRSREFIMKDAYSFDKDVSGMNESYMDMWRAYEKAFTRCNLNFRVVEGDSGAMGDGDSHEFTAMSSVGESEIAYCKDCDYAATDEKAKVVYSIDNKEENLEIEEIHTPGIKTIENLVEFFGIDASNFVKTLLVRISDEVIAVLIPGDRELNHTKLVNHFKVPEHELEMLDEEGVKNVTGAEVGFAGPIDLKQDIKILMDSRVKKMKNFIIGANKTDYHIKNVNIDDISAEEVEDLLLVKENDECPKCGSGLLIERGIEVGNIFQLGTKYSDGLDATFLDENGKSSKFWMGSYGIGITRTMAAIIEQYHDDKGIIWPLSVAPYHVIITVVNAKKDDQMELGEKLYNQLIDKGIEVLIDDRKERAGVKFTDAELIGIPIRITVGRDAKESVVEFSVRGKEDKIKINSNEIFEKVQEVFNEQGLKL